In the Balaenoptera musculus isolate JJ_BM4_2016_0621 chromosome 2, mBalMus1.pri.v3, whole genome shotgun sequence genome, ACAGGGTAAGAATTGAGAGCCTCTTTCCACCCACCTTGGGATGGATTTGTTCATTTTCCAGGAGTCTAATCCGGCGTGGAAATGCAGACACCCCAGAAGGGCCCCGAGACACGTCCCCCAACTCTGAGACTTCCACGTCCACCGCTCACAGTgtctgcggtgagcaggggcagACTTGAGGAAAGTGGGGCCTACACCACCCTGCCCCTTGCTCAGAGTCCTCTGTGTACGGGGCTTTGCCTGCCCTGAGACTCCACGGCTCCCAGACCTCAGAGGTTCATGAACCCAGGACACTGGTGCATAAAGTGACCTTGACCTTTCCTTGAACTCCAAGCCTGTTCCCCACCCCCTTACCGCTCAAGGAGCCAGCCCATCTCCTGCCCCACAGGTGGCTTCTCCGAGACCTACGCCGCCCTGTGCGACTACAATGGGCTGCACTGCCGTGAGGAGGTGCAATGGGTGCGTTGGGCCAGGACCGGCAGGCGGGCAGGTGGGACCCagagggatggggcagaggaggaggaggagggaagcaggtgTGAGCCACTTCCACCTCTCCAAGGATGTGGACACCATCTATCATGCCGAGGATAACCGGGAGTTCAATCTTTTGGATTTCAGCCACTTGGAGAGCCGGTAAGCAGATGGGGTAGAGACTCAAGCCCCCattccagccccagcccagccctggcccttCTAGGCTCTCCCTTCTGGTCCCACCCACAGCCCCGGCTCTGTcttccagcccccaccccccctGCCTTTCACCCATCTAGGCTTTCCCCAGCCCAACCACCCCAGCCCTAGTCTCTTCTTCCCAGCCCTAGCCACCTGCTCACCACTTTCCTGCCGCCCTGAATCTCCCCACAGAGACTTGGCCCTAATGGTGGCAGCCCTGGCCTACAACCAATGGTTCACCAAACTCTACTGCAAGGACCTGCGGCTGGTAGGGTCTaggaggggcagtggggaggggagagtacTGCCCTCTCCGGCTCCTGATCACATGACCCCCTCTGTCCTCAGGGCTCTGAAGTGCTAGAACAGGTGCTACACACCCTGAGCAAGTCGGGGAGCCTCGAAGAGCTGGTGCTGGACAACGCCGGGCTTAAGACGTGAGGCCAGCCTCCTCCTTGGGCAGTGGTACCCCCTTGATGTAGTCTTAGGGTCCCAGAGCCTCAGAGCATGATATGGGCCTCTGAACCGTCTCATCCAGCTCCTCACTGTACAGAAGAGGCCCAAAGAGGGCACAAAGCAAGTCACGCCTAAGCCTCCTGACCCCCAGCTCCACAGCCTTCCCCCGTATCTCCATGCCCCGTCCCCTTCTGCCATCAGTCACCGAGCAGGGTGCGCTGCTCCGGTCTCAAGGACCCTAAGCTGGGCTTTGTCTCAGCACAACTTCCCAGGTATTCCGGAGTGATGGCAAGCTCCCTGGCAGGCCCCGAGCTGCTCCCCACCTGCGGGGGCCTCCGACCACTGTAGCCCCAGCCAGGCaggcaggtggaggaggaggggaagcccAGGGCCTGGGACAAACacatccttcctccccttccccaaaggGACTTTGTCCAGAAGCTGGCCGGGGTATTTGGGGAGAACGGGAGCTGTGTGCTGCATGCCCTCACTCTGTCCCACAACCCCATCGAGGACAAGGGTGAGCCCCAGCCCTGAATCCTACCCCCCATCGCAACGCAGACCCCTATCCCAGCCCAGAGCCCAACCCGGTCTGAACAGGGGCTCTCCGACCTGATGCCAGCCCCTGCCCCAATATGCCATCCTTGACCCCAGGCCCATAACCCACTCAAGCACCCAGTCTGACTCTGCACCACCTGTCCCCACTGCCCATCTCTCAGTggtcccctttctctctccactccccaggTTTCCTCAGCCTGAGCCAGCAGCTCCTCTGCTTCCCCACTGGCCTCACCAAACTGTGCCTGGCCAAGACTGCCATTTCCCCTCGAGGTACTTGCCCCGGGACCCCTGacctctgactctgaccctccccCAGCACTGCCTGGGTGTCGAGTCCCAGAGGTGTACCCATACACTCAAACAGCATCCCAGGGatcaaagaagggaaaggagccACATTTGGAGAGTGGGGAAGAGTTGTATGCAAGGGGAAGAGTTCGGCGGGGGGGTGGCCAACCCAGCCCAGTGCCCGCTGTGCTCAGGGCTCCAGGCGCTGGGCCAGACCTTCGGGGCCAACCCAGCCTTTGCCAGCTCCCTTCAGTACCTGGACCTGAGCAAGAACCCTGGGCTGCTCGCCACAGATGAGGCCAACGTGAGTCCACGAATATAGCCTCAAGCCCCTGCAGAGGCCCACCCGGGCTTCAGGGCCTGGGGTCTCTGCCCTttagccctggggaggggaggggttctgTCACCCCTTCACCCGCAAcccctctgtccttccttcccagGCCCTCTACAGTTTCCTGGCCCAGCCCAATGCCCTGGTGCACCTGGACCTGGCGGGGACTGACTGCGCCATCGACTTGGTGAGGATTTGGTGACGGGGGAGCCAGCCTGTGATCtgggggggctggggtgggtcaCCCCCTCCTTGAGTACAGTGGTGGGCGGAGCTGGCAGGATGGCTTCAGGTTCAGCTGAATTACAAATCAACGCCAAAGCTCACACCTGTGCAGCACTTTATCCGTGCGCCGCCAAGGCTGTGCTGGCTGTGCCTAAAAGCCAACCCGGATCCGTTCCTCAGTCGTGAGCCCCAGCGCAGCGCTGAGTCCACCGGAGGAAAGGACTCCTTCCCTAACTTGAACCAGGCACCTTACGAGCTTGTGGGCGCCCTGGCTTTACACATCCACTGCCTATGAGCCTCTCACCCCCTGGGGGCCAGGCAGGTGGGAGTAGACCCACTTTccacagaggggaaactgaggcttgaagaggCTAAGTGGGCAGGCACAGCGGGGCTCGCACAGACTGACCGCAGAGGGCGAAGCGCCAGGGccttggtggggagggaggagggagtccTCGTCGCCCCTCCCGGCAGCCCTCCCAGCCCCGTGAGACGCACCCTGTCTCCACCCCCACAGCTTCTGGGCGCCCTGCTCCACGGCTGCTGCTCCCACCTCACCTACCTCAACCTGGCGCGCAACAGCTGCTCCCACAGGTGGGAGCACAGGGGTGCAGCGAGGGGCGGGGCAAGTCGTGGGCGCCCCCTCCCTTGCTGACCCCAGGCATCTCCGCAGGAAGGGCCGGGAGGCCCCGCCTGCCTTCAAGCAGTTCTTCAGCAGCACCTACACTCTGAGCCACATCAACCTGTCGGCCACGAGGCTGCCCCTGGAGGCCCTCAGGTCGGGTGGGTGCAGGGTTGGGGGGCGTCCGAGGGGGAACCCTGGGAGAAGGGGGTGAGGGGTAAAGGCGGGCCTGCTGACCTTCCTCCCACAGGGCGCTGCTCCAGGGCCTCTCCCTCAACAGTCACCTCAGCGATCTGCACCTGGACCTCAGCAGCTGTGAGGTGAGCCCTCAGTCCCCCACCCATCACCCCACCGTTCACTTCCCTAAGTCAAGCTCTGGCTCCGTCTTGCCTCCGCGCTACCCCTCAGCGACCCCCCGCCCTAACttcacccccactttcccctctcCGTCTGTGGTCTGCGGCCCTCTGTCTAGAGGTCATTTTCAGTCTCCAGGATCTCCTCGCTGACCGCTTTGGGGTGGGAGATACCAAGCTTTCCCACCAGATGGCAGGAGCAAGCTGTCTCCAGAGCAGCGGCCTGGAGATTTTTCTggctgaagggaggggagagagcccTAGGGAAGGATCTGGTATAGAGAAGGGGCCTCCAGATTTCACACCCGAGAAGACCTGGTATGACCTTGAATCCTGGCATGACTCCTCTTATCTCTAAGCATTAAAGGTGCCCTGTCTTCCACCCACACCCCGTCCCTGCAGCTCCGCTCAGCTGGAGCCCAGGCTTTGCAGGAGCAGCTGTGGGCTGTCACCTGTGTGGGCAGCCTGGATCTGTCAGACAATGGTGAGTGGGGGCACTTCCCTTCCTGGGGGCCAGGTGGGGACAGGGGCCTAGAGCACGGGGGAGAAGCCCTAAGGAGACTCCAGTGAGCCTCGGGCCTCAAGGCCAGGCCTCTCCCATCTACTGGCCAGGGTTCGACTCGGACCTCCTGACACTGGTGCCCGCACTTGGCAAGAACAAGTCCCTCAAGCACCTGTTCCTGGGCAAGAACTTCAACGTCAAGGCCAAGTGAGCCCCCCCTCCTATACCCACAGACCCTCACTCCATCATCCGCCTATCCTTGTGGCTCACTGTGTTACCCTTGACCGCCTCTCCGCTGCTCCACTAACAtgaccccagccccctcccctcctactCTGAGCCCCGACTCCCCACAGGACCCTGGAGGAGATCCTCCACAAGCTGGTGCAGCTGATCCAAGAAGAGGACTGTGTGAGTGCCGGGGCCTGGGAGGGGACCTGCAGTGACAGGGGCTGCAGGGACTGGGCCAAACCCCCCACTTGCCCACACAGTCCTTGCAGTCACTGTCAGTGGCAGACTCCCGGCTGAAGCTTCGCACCAGCATCCTCATCAACGCCCTGGGCAGCAACACCTGCCTGGCGAAGGTGGATCTGAGCGGCAATGGCATGGAGGACATCGGGGCCAAGATGCTCTCTAAGGCCCTGCAGATAAACTCCTCCCTCAGGTGGGGCCCACACCTGGACCCTCTCACCTGgagccccagccctcccccacacacatacatgccCTCCCTGCTGCCTCACTGCTCTGTACCCCAGCTTCCAGGAGACCCTTAGTCCCAGGACCATCTCTGAGTCAGCCTCATTacccaggaaaggagggaaggctCCTGAGGGGGATGTGTCCCCTCCCCCTAAGAGAGACCCCGAGGGAGGGGTAATACGCTGATGCTCACCCTTTCCCCAGAACTATCCTATGGGATCGGAACAATACATCTGCCCTAGGCTTTCTGGACATTGCAAGGGCCCTGGAGAGGTGAGTAGACCAGGGCCCTGCCCTGATCCTAGCCCCCAGCTTCCCTGTACCTGGACCAGGCCTGAACTAcaccagccccaccccagtccaCCTGACCTAGTTGCATAGAAATGTTAGGAAGGACCACAGAAGAGGGAAATGGTCAGCAAGAGGTGGGGTCTGGGGAGCAGGAGCCTCTCCTGCCCGCCTTTATCCCACCCAGCTGTGCCACTCTGTCCCACAGCAACCATACGCTGCGCTTCATGTCCTTCCCTGTGAGCGACATCTCCCAAGCCTACCGCAGCGCCCCTGAGCGTACCGAGGACGTCTGGCAGAAGGTGGCGGCCTGAGCAGGGTGGAACCCGAGGGGCAGGGGCCAGCCCAAATCCCCTggccctcaccccacccacccatcGTCATCTCCAGATCCAGTGGTGCTTGGTGAGGAACAACCATTCTCAGACGTGCCCGCAGGAACAGGCTTTCAGGCTGCAGCAGGGCCTGGTGACCAGCAGCGCCGAGCAAGTAAACGTTTCCCTCCGAGACACAGGGGGCACACGTGGGGCACGCAGGGCACAGGGCTGATGTGATGGAGCGCAGGTCGGGGCGGGAGGGATCATGAGAGAGGCATCGTGTGGTGCCCATAAGTGGATTGAGCATGTGGGAGAGCAAAAAGACAGGACGTGCAGAATGTGGGCCCCAAACATGAGAGGACACGTGGGCAAACGGCAGGGGTCCCAGACAAGGGGTCCCAGGACTGTGGGAGCTCCACTGAGTGTTCAAGAGGACATCccaagaagaagagggaacaggCCATCGGGAGACATCACCCTTACCCCTGTCAGTGCCAGCACCAGTAGCACTGCCCAAGGGGGCCCAGAAATGGGGCACCTGGGGGCCCACCTGGGAAGGTGAAGATGCGAGAGTCCCCCCTAACACTCCCGCCACCTGTGCTGCAGATGCTGCAGCGGCTGTGCGGACGGGTGCAAGAGGAGGTTCGGGCCCTGAGGCTGTGCCCCCTGGAGCCCGTGCAGGATGAGTTGCTCTATGCTCGGGACCTCATCAAGGACGCCAAGAACTCCCGGGCGGTGAGCCCTCCGCAGCCCCGCCCTCCCCTGACAGTCTAGGGAGCCCAGGAAGGCCAGCGTGCCGGCCCAGGAGCGTCCAGGCCCAGGAGTGCCCACGGACGGCACTGCTTATCCCCCAACGTTTTCACAGCCTCCTAGGCCAGGGACCCAGCGAAGCCAGATTCTGACCTTCTGATCAGAACCCCTTTCTTTCCCAGCTGTTTCCCAGCCTCTATGAGCTGGGCCACATGCTGGCCAACGACGGACCCgtgaggcagaggctggagtcaGTAGCCAGTGAGGTGTCCAAGGCTGTGGACAAGGAGCTGCAGGCAAGTCCTGGGGAGGGAGCCCAGTGCTGACCAAGGCCCTAAGCCGAGGGCCGAGGCCAGCACGGGAAGATTACCGTGGGCAAGAAGGAGTTACAGAGCTGAGACCACCTACACTCCCACTGTGCCAAGGCATTGCTAGAGAACCGGCCTCGGATATTTGCTGCTCGTTTCAACCTTAGCCCCTGAACTCTGAGCTCTCCCTCTGGACTCTGATCCTTGGACTGACTCTCCCCTGTCCGTGTGTCCATGTGGTAGGATGAAAAGGACACTGACCAGGATGTGGGGAAGCCTGAGTGTCCAAGGCTCTGCTGCTAACCGGCCCTGTGACCTTGGCCGGCCCCTCAGTCTCCCCACGGGGGGCTGGAATAGACAGGCTGGAGTCTCTTCCGCTGTGGTGCCAGCCCTGACCCTGCCCTCCTTGGGGCTCTGGCCTCCTTTCCCCACATACTAGGTGATCCTGGAGTCCATGGTCAGCCTAACGCAAGAGTTATGCCCCGTGGCCATGCGGGTGGCTGAAGGGCACAACAAGATGCTGAGCAATGTGGCTGAGCGCGTCACTGTGCCCCGGAACTTCATCCGAGGGGCGCTGCTGGAGCAGGCGGGGCAGGACATTCAGAACAAGCTGGAGTGAGAGGCGgcggggtgggggctggaggggggctgGACTTGGCCTGGAGCACTTAGGGactcgggggggtggggggggcagccATCAGCAATGAATAATGAATGACACAATCTACAATACAAGGGATGAATCTTTAACCAACTGCAACCTTGCTATTTAAGGTCTGACTCATTCTTGCCCTGGCAGTCTAACTGCTGAGCTGGGGTTAGGAGTCCGAACAGTGCACACACGTGTACACGTACACACAGCCGCGCACATACCCCCAGGAACTGACCTCTAGAAACAGAGCACAGCCTCCTCGGAGGTGTGGACAAAGAATAGGGGTGCATGGACTGCGCTGCCCATCCCCCCAAGTTTTCATGGCCCCTAGAGCTCTCCCTCATTCCAGTCTGGGTGCCACCTCTCactaaaatgaaggaaaattattACACAAACCCATGAAATGGCCAAGCTCAAGAAGTGCTGGTTCCTGCTCTTACAGCAGAGACGGGCAGAATTCACTCAACACCTCAGTTTACCTCACTCTGTTCCACTGGAGCTCCAGGGGCCGGACCCAGAGCCCCTCTGCCCGTCCTTCCCCTCAGTTCCTCTCCGtccaccctccccctccacacacccCTAGGCTGGAAGGgctgtgggtggagctgggtggtGGATCCCAGGTGCCTCGTACAGCAGCTGTGTTCCCCGTGGGCAGCCAGGGCGGCCGGCCCGCTCCCTCAGGCGTCTGGGGAAGGCTGGGGCAGAGGCtcaggggcagggaaggaggagctgAGCCGCCCCCCTGTGCCCACAGTGAAGTGAAGCTCTCAGTCGTCACCTACTTGACCAACTCCATAGTAGATGAGATCCTGCAGGAGCTGTACCACTCCCACAAGAGCCTGGTAAAACTTCTGAGCCTCAGCCCGGCCCAGACCTGTCCTCCACCCCACATCACCCGCGTCTGCCCCCACCAGCCCTCCCCGTCAAGGTCCTGGGCGGTGGGCGGCTTCCTTGGGATCCTGTTCACACCTGTCCTTCTCTAGGCCCGACACCTGGCCCAGCTAAAGACACTGTCAGATCCGCCAGGGGGGCCGTGCCAAGGACAGGATCTGTCCTCCCGGGGCCGAGGCCGGAACCATGACCGTGACGAGACCACAGATGATGAACTTGGGACCAACATCGTGAGCACCCCCACTCCCTTCCTTAACCTTGGTCCTGCCCCTGACCCTGCAAAACGCTGTTCCCTTCTACGTCCCTGGACTCCACTCTCTGCCCCTCGCCGGGTCTTTTCCCCTCGCCCCGATCCCGCCCAGCCTCTTCCCTTGTCCCATTGCCTCAGCCGCCTAAGGACAGGGAAGCGGGATGCACTCTAAAGAGGAGGCTTTATGAGGAATGGGAGGCTCCAGGCGAGGCTCCTGGGGTTTGCCACCTGGCCCC is a window encoding:
- the CARMIL3 gene encoding capping protein, Arp2/3 and myosin-I linker protein 3 isoform X1; protein product: MAKSSAELTRELQDSIRRCLSQAAVLQQHRVKLETKPKKFEDRVLALTSWRLHLFPLKVPAKVESSFNVLEIRAFNTLSQNQILVETERGMVSMRLPSAESVDQVTRHVSSALSKVCPGPGSLIRRGNADTPEGPRDTSPNSETSTSTAHSVCGGFSETYAALCDYNGLHCREEVQWDVDTIYHAEDNREFNLLDFSHLESRDLALMVAALAYNQWFTKLYCKDLRLGSEVLEQVLHTLSKSGSLEELVLDNAGLKTDFVQKLAGVFGENGSCVLHALTLSHNPIEDKGFLSLSQQLLCFPTGLTKLCLAKTAISPRGLQALGQTFGANPAFASSLQYLDLSKNPGLLATDEANALYSFLAQPNALVHLDLAGTDCAIDLLLGALLHGCCSHLTYLNLARNSCSHRKGREAPPAFKQFFSSTYTLSHINLSATRLPLEALRALLQGLSLNSHLSDLHLDLSSCELRSAGAQALQEQLWAVTCVGSLDLSDNGFDSDLLTLVPALGKNKSLKHLFLGKNFNVKAKTLEEILHKLVQLIQEEDCSLQSLSVADSRLKLRTSILINALGSNTCLAKVDLSGNGMEDIGAKMLSKALQINSSLRTILWDRNNTSALGFLDIARALESNHTLRFMSFPVSDISQAYRSAPERTEDVWQKIQWCLVRNNHSQTCPQEQAFRLQQGLVTSSAEQMLQRLCGRVQEEVRALRLCPLEPVQDELLYARDLIKDAKNSRALFPSLYELGHMLANDGPVRQRLESVASEVSKAVDKELQVILESMVSLTQELCPVAMRVAEGHNKMLSNVAERVTVPRNFIRGALLEQAGQDIQNKLDEVKLSVVTYLTNSIVDEILQELYHSHKSLARHLAQLKTLSDPPGGPCQGQDLSSRGRGRNHDRDETTDDELGTNIDTMAIKKQKRCRKIRPVSAFISGSPQDMESQLGSLGIPPGWFSGLGSSQPTASGSWEGLSELPTHGYKLRHQTQGRPRPPRTTPPGPGRPSQAPVPGTRQENGTATRLDEGLEDFFSRRVMDESSSYPRTLRTLRPGLSEPPLPPLQKKRRRGLFHFRRPRSFKGDRGPGSPTTGLLLPPPPPPPPTQESPPSPGPRSLGNNSSPCWSPEEESRLLPAFGGGRGPSFRRKMGTDGAEPGEGGQAPGTAQQPRVHSVALPGLGGAKGWSFDGKREGPGPDLEGSVQPWQKRRSSDDAGPGAWKPPPPPQSTKPSFSAMRRAEATWHIAEESAPNHSCQSPSPASQDGEEEKEGALFPERTVPARNAKLQDPALALRPPKPVAVHRGRRLPQEPGGREEAETGGAAPGMNKPRLRLGSQQDQEEPEVQGPPDPGRRTAPLKPKRTRRAQSCDKLEPDRRQPPDPTAGASEPGTG
- the CARMIL3 gene encoding capping protein, Arp2/3 and myosin-I linker protein 3 isoform X3, whose amino-acid sequence is MAKSSAELTRELQDSIRRCLSQAAVLQQHRVKLETKPKKFEDRVLALTSWRLHLFPLKVPAKVESSFNVLEIRAFNTLSQNQILVETERGMVSMRLPSAESVDQVTRHVSSALSKVCPGPGSLIRRGNADTPEGPRDTSPNSETSTSTAHSVCGGFSETYAALCDYNGLHCREEVQWDVDTIYHAEDNREFNLLDFSHLESRDLALMVAALAYNQWFTKLYCKDLRLGSEVLEQVLHTLSKSGSLEELVLDNAGLKTDFVQKLAGVFGENGSCVLHALTLSHNPIEDKGFLSLSQQLLCFPTGLTKLCLAKTAISPRGLQALGQTFGANPAFASSLQYLDLSKNPGLLATDEANALYSFLAQPNALVHLDLAGTDCAIDLLLGALLHGCCSHLTYLNLARNSCSHRKGREAPPAFKQFFSSTYTLSHINLSATRLPLEALRALLQGLSLNSHLSDLHLDLSSCELRSAGAQALQEQLWAVTCVGSLDLSDNGFDSDLLTLVPALGKNKSLKHLFLGKNFNVKAKTLEEILHKLVQLIQEEDCSLQSLSVADSRLKLRTSILINALGSNTCLAKVDLSGNGMEDIGAKMLSKALQINSSLRTILWDRNNTSALGFLDIARALESNHTLRFMSFPVSDISQAYRSAPERTEDVWQKIQWCLVRNNHSQTCPQEQAFRLQQGLVTSSAEQMLQRLCGRVQEEVRALRLCPLEPVQDELLYARDLIKDAKNSRALFPSLYELGHMLANDGPVRQRLESVASEVSKAVDKELQVILESMVSLTQELCPVAMRVAEGHNKMLSNVAERVTVPRNFIRGALLEQAGQDIQNKLDEVKLSVVTYLTNSIVDEILQELYHSHKSLARHLAQLKTLSDPPGGPCQGQDLSSRGRGRNHDRDETTDDELGTNIDTMAIKKQKRCRKIRPVSAFISGSPQDMESQLGSLGIPPGWFSGLGSSQPTASGSWEGLSELPTHGYKLRHQTQGRPRPPRTTPPGPGRPSQAPVPGTRQENGTATRLDEGLEDFFSRRVMDESSSYPRTLRTLRPGLSEPPLPPLQKKRRRGLFHFRRPRSFKGDRGPGSPTTGLLLPPPPPPPPTQESPPSPGPRSLGNNSSPCWSPEEESRLLPAFGGGRGPSFRRKMGTDGAEPGEGGQAPGTAQQPRVHSVALPGLGGAKGWSFDGKREGPGPDLEGSVQPWQKRRSSDDAGPGAWKPPPPPQSTKPSFSAMRRAEATWHIAEESAPNHSCQSPSPASQDGEEEKEGALFPERTVPARNAKLQDPALALRPPKPVAVHRGRRLPQEPGGREEAETGGAAPGMNKPRLRLGSQQDQEEPEVQGPPDPGRRTAPLKPKRTRRAQSCDKLEPDRRQPPDPTGASEPGTG